Proteins found in one Microcella daejeonensis genomic segment:
- a CDS encoding DUF4041 domain-containing protein, which produces MSNAAAGWYDDGSGRMRWWDGQQWTLHFADQQAQVVTEPQQSPAAAKGSPKISFFGGKKAAIAYATENDRLQALIDSHGLADIAELDLLKEKITKEVSDSRNRLHLLQAEIAEAEREHAAIRQDVLSSRSIVELQSFGLFDYEHPAESSTLLGAELEALRSQIKDIVRSKRATQATSAFTFNGSAPKGKKFVADMSNLLLRAYNAEAENCVKTVKAGNLATATKRLNTVVDQIARQGTMIDLKITPHFHQLRMKELALAAQHLQALQREKELDRAHREELREQRKAEQELQRQKEKLEKEKAHYLSTLAALEAKGDLDGAQRVRERLLDVDKAIDDVDYRAANIRAGYVYVISNVGSFGGDVVKIGMTRRLEPMDRVNELGDASVPFRFDVHALFFADDAIGIEAMLHRRFADYRINKVNLRREYFKVTPGAVLEALKEESVEILEYVLDPEAAEFKASELVQAASVHSA; this is translated from the coding sequence ATGTCTAACGCAGCCGCAGGATGGTACGACGACGGTTCGGGACGTATGCGCTGGTGGGACGGACAACAGTGGACGCTCCATTTCGCCGACCAGCAGGCTCAGGTCGTCACCGAGCCTCAGCAATCGCCTGCCGCAGCCAAAGGCTCGCCGAAGATCTCCTTCTTCGGGGGCAAGAAAGCGGCGATCGCTTACGCGACGGAGAATGATCGGCTTCAGGCGCTCATCGACTCGCACGGTCTGGCTGACATCGCAGAGCTAGACCTGCTCAAGGAGAAGATCACTAAGGAAGTCTCTGATTCGAGGAATCGACTGCACCTGTTGCAGGCAGAAATCGCAGAGGCGGAGCGGGAGCATGCCGCGATCAGGCAAGACGTTCTGAGTTCGCGATCAATCGTCGAGCTCCAATCGTTCGGACTCTTTGACTATGAGCACCCGGCAGAGTCGTCGACGCTTCTCGGCGCTGAATTGGAGGCACTTCGCTCGCAGATCAAGGACATCGTCAGGTCAAAGCGTGCGACACAAGCCACGAGTGCCTTCACCTTCAATGGGTCAGCACCTAAGGGAAAGAAGTTCGTGGCTGACATGTCGAACCTCTTACTTCGCGCCTACAACGCTGAAGCAGAGAACTGCGTCAAGACCGTGAAGGCAGGGAATCTCGCGACTGCGACTAAGCGGCTCAACACGGTCGTCGATCAGATCGCGCGCCAGGGCACGATGATCGATCTGAAGATCACGCCTCACTTTCACCAGCTACGTATGAAGGAGTTGGCCCTCGCGGCTCAGCACCTACAGGCCTTGCAACGTGAGAAGGAACTGGATCGTGCTCACCGCGAGGAGTTGCGTGAGCAGCGGAAGGCAGAGCAGGAACTGCAGCGGCAGAAGGAGAAGCTGGAGAAGGAGAAGGCGCACTATCTGTCGACACTCGCGGCTCTTGAGGCCAAGGGAGACCTTGACGGCGCTCAGCGCGTTCGCGAACGTCTGCTCGACGTTGACAAGGCGATCGATGACGTTGACTACCGTGCTGCCAACATCCGCGCCGGATACGTCTACGTGATCTCGAACGTTGGATCGTTCGGTGGCGACGTCGTGAAGATCGGGATGACACGGCGGCTCGAGCCGATGGACCGAGTTAATGAACTTGGAGATGCATCCGTGCCATTCCGTTTCGACGTTCATGCTCTCTTCTTCGCCGACGACGCGATCGGGATTGAGGCGATGCTTCATCGACGATTCGCGGACTACCGGATCAACAAGGTCAACCTCCGGCGCGAATACTTCAAGGTCACCCCGGGGGCTGTTCTCGAAGCTCTCAAGGAGGAGTCGGTCGAGATCCTCGAGTACGTGCTCGACCCCGAGGCTGCCGAGTTCAAGGCAAGCGAGCTAGTGCAGGCCGCGTCTGTCCACAGCGCGTGA
- a CDS encoding nucleotide pyrophosphohydrolase translates to MTDEARDALRAFVAERDWDQFHTAENLAKSIVIEAGELLEVFQWSGDVDDARVREELADVLTYCLLLADKIGADPQALILEKLATTRTKYPADKARGRSDKYDRL, encoded by the coding sequence ATGACCGATGAGGCCCGCGACGCCCTCCGGGCCTTCGTCGCCGAACGTGACTGGGACCAGTTCCACACTGCCGAGAACCTCGCCAAGAGCATCGTCATCGAGGCTGGCGAGTTACTCGAGGTCTTCCAGTGGAGCGGCGACGTCGACGACGCGAGAGTGCGGGAAGAACTCGCCGACGTGCTGACCTACTGCCTGCTGCTCGCCGACAAGATCGGCGCAGACCCCCAGGCGCTCATCCTCGAGAAGCTCGCCACGACGAGAACCAAGTACCCGGCCGACAAGGCCCGCGGGCGCAGCGACAAATATGACCGGCTTTGA
- a CDS encoding DNA/RNA helicase domain-containing protein, whose protein sequence is MTGFEIQRVPFDKTAVRSWTKSDPRHRSWPVVYLIDAEAPKKPSSGFKDVYVGETLNAGARVLQHLDSPGKQHLTQVRVVLDDTFNKSVCLDLESHLIRLLAGDGTYRVLNRNEGITDSAYYDREVYRESFREVFDTLRDEGVFTRSVPEIENSDLFKLSPYKALTQDQAIAVEDIVEGLFDDLAKGVGELLVVQGEPGTGKTVVAVYLMKLLADIAASKPDDEPDADSIFADFFTDDHRRALQDFRVGLVVPQQSLRESIRRVFKRTPGLHPSQVMTAFQAGESEQPWDLLIVDEAHRLNQRANQSSGGQNKKFKDITTTLFGADDITKTQLDWIRARSRHQILMVDPEQSVRPADLAPEMLRELVSAAKDDLRHYPLVSQMRVRAGEDYIGWIRSILRPGPPDVDAPPPAPRTFQDYDMQFFDDIGEMHDAIRARDAEHGLARLVAGYAWPWVSKGSADVHDIELDGRLLRWNSTDTDWIASPGSLEEVGSIHTVQGYDLNYAGVVIGRDLEWDPKADRLLVNRRNYFDKKGKENNPTLGRKYSDEELLRYICNVYAVLLTRGIRGTYVYVCDEGLRERLTGLLPGSSAQVRDGN, encoded by the coding sequence ATGACCGGCTTTGAGATTCAGCGGGTCCCGTTCGACAAGACGGCGGTTCGCAGTTGGACGAAGAGCGACCCGAGGCACCGGAGCTGGCCAGTCGTCTATTTGATCGACGCGGAAGCCCCGAAGAAGCCCTCCTCGGGATTCAAGGACGTCTACGTCGGTGAGACGCTGAACGCCGGCGCGCGAGTGCTGCAACACCTCGACTCCCCCGGCAAACAGCATTTGACGCAGGTGCGGGTGGTGCTGGACGACACCTTCAACAAGTCCGTCTGCCTGGACCTCGAGTCTCACCTCATCCGTCTGCTCGCCGGTGACGGCACCTACCGGGTTCTCAACCGCAATGAGGGCATCACGGACTCTGCCTACTACGACCGCGAGGTGTACCGCGAGTCGTTCCGCGAGGTCTTCGACACCCTGCGAGACGAGGGTGTCTTCACCAGAAGCGTTCCGGAGATCGAGAACAGCGACCTCTTCAAACTGTCGCCCTACAAGGCCCTGACGCAGGATCAGGCGATCGCGGTCGAGGACATCGTGGAGGGACTGTTCGACGACCTCGCGAAGGGCGTCGGTGAGCTGCTCGTCGTGCAGGGCGAGCCGGGCACGGGAAAGACTGTGGTCGCCGTCTACCTGATGAAGCTGCTCGCCGATATCGCGGCATCGAAACCCGACGACGAACCGGATGCGGATTCCATTTTCGCCGACTTCTTCACGGACGATCATCGACGCGCACTGCAGGACTTCCGCGTGGGCCTGGTCGTCCCGCAGCAGTCGCTTCGGGAGAGCATCCGCCGCGTGTTCAAGCGCACGCCGGGCCTGCACCCATCGCAAGTGATGACGGCGTTCCAGGCGGGTGAGAGCGAGCAGCCGTGGGATCTGCTCATCGTCGACGAGGCTCACCGACTGAATCAGCGAGCCAACCAATCGTCGGGCGGCCAGAACAAGAAGTTCAAAGACATCACGACCACGCTCTTCGGCGCCGACGACATCACCAAGACGCAGCTCGACTGGATCCGCGCGCGTAGCCGCCACCAGATCCTCATGGTCGACCCTGAGCAGAGCGTTCGGCCGGCCGATCTGGCACCTGAGATGCTCCGCGAGCTGGTCAGCGCGGCGAAGGACGATCTCCGGCACTACCCGCTCGTCTCACAGATGCGCGTCCGCGCCGGCGAGGACTACATCGGCTGGATACGCAGCATCCTCCGTCCCGGTCCGCCCGACGTGGATGCTCCGCCGCCTGCACCTCGGACATTCCAGGACTACGACATGCAGTTCTTCGACGACATCGGCGAGATGCACGATGCGATTCGCGCTCGGGACGCGGAGCATGGCCTTGCTCGCCTCGTTGCCGGGTATGCCTGGCCGTGGGTGAGCAAGGGCTCGGCCGACGTGCATGACATCGAACTCGATGGCCGACTTCTCCGTTGGAACAGCACCGACACCGATTGGATCGCATCGCCCGGTTCTCTGGAGGAAGTCGGTTCGATCCACACGGTCCAGGGATACGACCTGAATTACGCGGGCGTGGTGATCGGTCGAGACCTTGAGTGGGATCCCAAAGCAGATCGCCTGCTAGTGAATCGAAGGAACTACTTCGATAAAAAGGGCAAGGAGAACAACCCGACGCTCGGCCGCAAGTACAGCGATGAGGAACTGCTGCGCTACATCTGCAACGTCTACGCAGTCCTGCTGACACGAGGCATTCGCGGAACCTACGTCTACGTGTGCGATGAAGGCTTGCGCGAGCGACTTACGGGTCTCCTCCCGGGTAGCTCGGCTCAGGTCAGAGACGGCAACTAG